One region of Limnospira fusiformis SAG 85.79 genomic DNA includes:
- a CDS encoding DUF4079 domain-containing protein: protein MDIRGLLEPIANFFASLGVPEPIVHWGHPLMMGIVIFVMGSFVGYTGWQGRLATDQEAAIASRSSHRKLAPFMTLFMALGFSGGLLSLIMQGQPIFESPHFWTSTAVLGLLGINGAISLSKFGGNQDQWRKAHAYIGSVALLMMVIHTVLGLKLGLSI, encoded by the coding sequence ATGGACATCAGAGGCTTATTAGAACCGATCGCCAATTTTTTTGCTAGTTTAGGAGTTCCCGAACCTATTGTTCATTGGGGACACCCCCTGATGATGGGAATTGTAATTTTTGTGATGGGTAGTTTTGTCGGTTATACTGGCTGGCAGGGACGTTTAGCCACAGACCAAGAGGCGGCGATCGCTTCTCGGTCTAGTCACCGAAAACTTGCCCCTTTTATGACCCTATTTATGGCTTTGGGGTTTAGCGGCGGGCTACTATCCTTAATTATGCAGGGACAACCAATTTTTGAAAGTCCCCATTTTTGGACCAGTACCGCAGTTTTAGGCCTATTAGGAATTAACGGCGCTATTTCCCTCAGCAAATTTGGCGGCAACCAAGACCAATGGCGCAAGGCTCATGCTTATATTGGCAGTGTCGCCCTATTAATGATGGTCATTCACACCGTACTCGGTCTAAAATTGGGACTATCCATTTAG
- a CDS encoding ComEC/Rec2 family competence protein — translation MNQTAAIALGLAYIVGLLMASFSWGGYSLLALGVGMAIMTTIWQYKLRGRLIKPNSPTTTNRRQRQRRQRTSDPDRLTVPRPPIPRSLWLVAGLIGFLATLYFQLQTPQPGPHDISRLIVSGGNAENLVITVWGRVISSPRVTRSGNVQFWLQANLVNQITSNDQNSPVQVNKTVTGKLYVTVPILQATGLQGNETVSVTGTLYAPKSPLNPGSFDFKAYLARQGGFAGMYGRHLSINTTPRWGLSRVRQRIVRAKVQGLDVTKGTLLSAMVLGRRAVDISPEISDRFVRVGLAHTLAASGFHVSLLLGVVLALTARWSPKLRLVFGATILLLYVGLTGGSASVLRAALMGLAALVGVVMKRQVRPLAVLLAVAVFLLLWNPLLIQDLGFQFSFLATLGLLVTVPPLMRSLQWLPPVIASCIAVPIAATVWILPLQIYVFNLVSPFSIFVNILVVPFITVITLGGMLTASVAIISPWAAAALATALYYPLEGLIYIVEFFNDLPGNSIAVGSLYMAQLIGLYTINILLCLLPILLPEKVGKTDQKKKTRNHSRFYAVIAGILMAIAIITLPMAYAQFTQFRVTVLATAEKPILVVEDRDRVLLVNAGDERTVKFTVLPFLLRQGINQIDWAILTHPQLGLTIGFPHILDTLPIHKFYDTPASKNAYQVSAQAIQNKIVSAQGQYLTLPVQQNLDLGETQVTLINAEVPLVEFMISDRRWLLMGNIPKQQQSQLLQQYDLSPVDVLWWLGNDLNAQLLETLKPQVAIATTDTLSPETSQMLENLNIQLFWTGRDGALHWTPQQGFSPSITADQTVD, via the coding sequence ATGAACCAAACCGCTGCGATCGCCCTAGGATTAGCCTATATTGTCGGATTACTAATGGCGAGCTTTAGCTGGGGAGGATATTCTCTCCTCGCCCTAGGAGTCGGAATGGCAATTATGACAACCATTTGGCAATATAAACTCCGTGGCCGTCTGATTAAGCCAAATTCTCCGACTACTACAAACCGCCGTCAAAGGCAACGTAGACAAAGGACATCTGATCCAGATAGGTTGACAGTCCCCCGACCTCCTATCCCTAGAAGCCTTTGGCTAGTAGCTGGATTAATAGGTTTCCTCGCTACCCTATATTTTCAACTACAAACTCCACAACCAGGGCCTCATGACATTAGCAGATTAATTGTCAGCGGTGGTAATGCCGAAAACCTGGTAATCACCGTCTGGGGAAGGGTGATTAGTTCTCCACGGGTCACTCGTTCAGGAAATGTCCAGTTTTGGCTACAGGCTAACCTTGTTAACCAGATTACCAGTAATGATCAGAACAGCCCGGTTCAGGTTAACAAAACAGTTACAGGTAAACTTTATGTTACCGTACCCATTCTACAAGCCACAGGATTACAAGGCAACGAAACTGTTTCTGTGACCGGAACTTTATATGCACCAAAATCCCCTTTAAATCCTGGTAGCTTTGATTTTAAAGCCTATCTCGCCAGACAAGGGGGGTTTGCGGGAATGTATGGTCGCCACCTCTCTATTAACACTACCCCTAGGTGGGGACTGTCTAGGGTGCGACAGCGAATTGTCAGGGCTAAGGTTCAGGGTTTGGATGTTACCAAAGGCACACTATTATCAGCCATGGTTTTGGGGCGGCGGGCTGTGGATATCTCCCCAGAAATTAGCGATCGCTTTGTGCGAGTTGGTTTAGCTCATACTTTAGCCGCTTCTGGGTTTCATGTCTCTTTACTTCTGGGCGTAGTCCTAGCTTTGACAGCCCGCTGGTCTCCTAAGTTGAGATTGGTTTTTGGTGCAACTATCCTATTGTTATATGTCGGATTAACTGGGGGTTCGGCTTCCGTACTGCGGGCGGCTTTAATGGGGTTAGCTGCGTTGGTGGGTGTCGTCATGAAACGACAGGTGCGACCCTTGGCTGTGTTATTAGCTGTAGCCGTTTTCTTATTGTTATGGAATCCTCTATTGATTCAAGACTTAGGATTTCAATTCAGCTTTTTGGCAACTCTGGGGCTATTGGTGACTGTACCACCTTTGATGCGATCGCTACAATGGCTTCCCCCAGTAATTGCTAGTTGTATAGCAGTTCCTATCGCCGCCACCGTTTGGATTCTTCCCCTGCAAATTTATGTGTTTAATTTGGTATCACCATTCAGTATTTTTGTCAATATTTTGGTGGTGCCTTTTATTACAGTCATTACCCTGGGAGGAATGCTAACTGCATCGGTCGCGATCATCTCGCCCTGGGCGGCTGCCGCTCTAGCCACCGCTTTATATTACCCCCTAGAAGGGTTAATTTATATAGTCGAATTTTTTAATGATTTACCTGGCAATTCCATCGCTGTAGGCAGTTTATATATGGCACAATTAATCGGTTTATATACCATTAATATATTGCTCTGTTTATTGCCGATACTCCTACCGGAAAAAGTTGGTAAAACTGACCAGAAGAAGAAAACCAGAAACCATAGCCGATTTTATGCCGTTATCGCTGGTATATTAATGGCGATCGCCATCATCACTTTACCCATGGCTTATGCTCAATTTACCCAATTTCGAGTCACCGTTTTAGCTACCGCCGAAAAACCTATTCTGGTCGTGGAAGATCGCGATCGCGTTTTGTTAGTAAATGCCGGGGATGAACGCACCGTTAAATTTACCGTTTTGCCCTTTTTACTAAGGCAGGGAATTAATCAGATTGATTGGGCTATTCTCACTCACCCTCAGCTAGGCTTGACTATCGGTTTCCCACATATTTTAGACACTTTACCAATTCATAAATTCTATGATACTCCCGCTTCTAAGAATGCTTACCAAGTGAGCGCCCAGGCTATTCAAAATAAAATTGTTAGCGCCCAAGGACAATATCTAACTCTGCCAGTTCAGCAAAATTTGGATTTAGGAGAAACTCAGGTTACACTGATTAATGCTGAGGTTCCCCTGGTGGAATTTATGATCAGCGATCGCCGCTGGCTACTCATGGGAAATATCCCCAAACAACAACAATCACAGTTGTTACAACAGTATGATTTATCCCCCGTTGATGTCCTCTGGTGGTTGGGTAACGATTTGAATGCTCAACTACTAGAGACCCTCAAACCCCAAGTGGCGATCGCCACCACTGATACCCTCAGTCCGGAAACATCTCAAATGCTCGAAAATCTTAACATTCAACTATTTTGGACTGGGCGAGATGGCGCACTACATTGGACACCACAGCAGGGCTTTTCCCCTAGCATTACCGCCGACCAAACCGTTGACTGA